Part of the Rhipicephalus sanguineus isolate Rsan-2018 chromosome 5, BIME_Rsan_1.4, whole genome shotgun sequence genome is shown below.
AGACAATGAGCTGGATGAGACTGTAGAAGTCAGTGTCCTTTTCTCTAAAATTCTATACGAATACCATTCATCTTTTAattcatgccttttttttttgtccgcctTAACACAGTTTCAAGAGAGTGAACAACTGGCAACAGATAGCACTGGCGAAGACAACGAGAACGAAGAGCCCATGCTGGCCCCGATCACCCCAACCTAAATGCAACGAAGAAAGCAGAAGTGAAGCGTATTGATAAGGACTTTGCACCCACAAGCACCGATTGTACATTCAGTCACCAAGAAGCATGCGCTATGCTTGAACCACTTCAGTAATTTCTGAAGTATTTTACAGAAGAAATTTTCAGTGAGCTAGAGAAGTTTGTAGAGAAGTTCACTAACATTTATACATTGCAACAAGATAGAGTTGAGCTGGGGACCACAGTGGATAAAGTGAAGATATTCttcggaataattatgccattgGCAGTCCTGAAGTTTCCAAGAATATGAATGTACTGGCAAGAGAATACAAAGGTTCCTACAATTGCTGACATGCTGTCATGCAAGCAGTTTTTTAAAATCTGGGCCATGCCTCATGTAACTGATGTTAACCATCCCAGGGACCCTACAACAGACAAATTTTGGAAAGTAGGGCCAATAATCAGTGCAATACAAGCCCAATGCCTTAAGCTTGTCCCACTGCCAGTTCAAAGTATCGACGAACAAATAGTTCTGTTTATGGGAAGGGTAGTCGTAAAGCAATTTGTAAAAGGGAAACCTAACCCGGAAGAGATAAAAGTCTTCCTTTGCTGTAATGTTGGTATCCAAGCAATAGTGCCGGGCAGTCagtgggagaggaggagtgctTCCCTTGCCGCACCAGCAGAGTGCCTGTGACGGAAACGCCATCAGTGAACTCTGTGCCGCAGTTAACATTCAGTGCATGCGTGGATAGCCCAATCATGTCCCCCACAAACTGAGAGGTGAAAGTGTGTGCAGTGGACAGCTACTGGACGTACGTGCGTGGatgttatttgttttatttttccatCGGCCGGGTCTCATATGTAACAGAGACCCTGGCCCAGTGCGTGTTTGCTGTCATGTAACGCAACCTAAGATATTGTTGCTGTGTTTTTTTATTGTGGTTGTTGTGGAAAATTGAGAGCTCAGATAGCTCAGATAGAAGGAGATCAATTTAGAAATATTTAAGATGCAGATTCAGCTTCAAACTTTAAGGACGCAAGAGCAGGATATTCATGAGAATGAAGGCAGATGGAGAGCAAAATTGAGTAGTTATGCCAAAGGACTAAGAGGCAGTAGTCTCCCCAATGCCAGCCTCAGATGACTTAGTGCCGGCATGGTTTAAAAGTATGGAAAGTATGCTCAGGTGCTGTGACATTCCACAATATTCAGCAGACACTACCATCGTACCATTTCTCAATAAAATATTGCACCATCGTAGCAAACAAATCTGACGACAGAGTATGTATTGTCATATGATGAAATTCACGAGCTAGTGCTGTCGGAGTTGAAACGGATACCTCAGGGCTATAAAGGCAGGTTTTATGCCTGCCTGATGAGCaatgtacgaaatcctgcctggtcctttggttgattgaactctaatgtcgtattaattctgttagcaattacttttgtaaatagcttgtaggcaatggacagtaagctgatgggcctgtaatttttcagatccttgacgtcccctttcttatggatcaagatgatgttggcattcttccaagattctggtatcctcatCGTCGAGACACACTTcgcatacagggtggccagtttttctaacataatctctccaccgtttttcaacaggtctgatgttacctgatccccaccagcggctttgcctctttgcattccctttatggctttctttacttctcctgtcaatactggtgggatgtcagatttctctgggctctattactgcttcttacgttatcatcagCAATGAGAGCTGGGGACAGTTCATAACGAAATTGGACATAACTCTCGAGGGGGTGCTCGCACCCCCTGTAAAGTTTTCATCTTATGGTACCTGCGCATCGTAGTTAACATAGTTAGCTCAGTTGCCACCGAGCCAGAGTTGGCACTAGGCTCCAGCGGTGGTGCCACTTGGCAAGCGAGGTTACCTGGGGTCATGAGGAGTAAAAAAGCTCTTTTCTTTTTCGGGCTTGGCATTGCGCGTGGACAGTCGTCTCTTTTGGGAGGTCTGTGGGGACGGTTCCACGGCTTGTTCCCAAAGACTCCTATAGCAAGTCGAACGTCAGCGACGGCGCATTCATGGTACAGTGAAATCTCAGTAGAATAAACACCACATTAACAAacttttcagaataacgaacCTTTAAAAAATCCCGCGCCGACTGCtaatagtttcaatgtaaaattATTTCACTACTACGTACTTCAGAATACCGAACTTTTCCAAATAACGAGCGCTATATCTAGTTCCGCCTCAGTACTACAAACTCATGTTCTGAAATCCGTCGCGACCACTGGAGCAGTACGCAAGCAGACGACACAGCGAACGGAGACCTTCATTTTCTTATTGATGCTATGTTTCTATATCGTGTTCAGTGAGCTGTTTCTGTGATATTTATGTACAAGCTCATCTGCGATATGTTTCCTAGTCACTTGTAATAAAGTGTTGTGACTCAGTGTTTGTTTATCGTCACCTTTTTTGTTTACTAATTGTAGTTAGGTTAAATGAGGGTAATAATCATATTTCTGGgttcttttaattttttattgTGCTTGGAATTCGTGCAGAATATTGCTTTTTTATTGGCTGTATATTATAAATACAGTGCGTGTCTTTTAAATTACTTCTATTaccacctgctccaaaagctagtttcgctgctccaaaacgcaattttgcctgctccaaaagctgctccaaagcggcctaagccagtagcatcacagCACTTCTAGATGTGCTCTAGGCCTTGTCAATCGTGTCCATCTCTTTTCGGTGCTTACTTATCGCGTCCGCAAAGCAAGTCGGGGTTCACGCTGCGGTGCTACAATGAGTTCATCTCTGCTTGCGACGAAGAAGCGGAAACAGTTTTCGCTAAGCGAGAAAGTCGATATTCTTCGGCAACTGGAAGAAGGCAAAAAACAGGCTGTTGTGGCCAAAGAACTTGGAGTGGCGCGTTCCACAATTGCCACGATCCTGAAAGATAAGGACAAAATAATGAAGTGCCAGGATCAATCGCAACTTGCCCCCTCAAGGAAGCGACTGTGGCTCGGTGACTTCCAGCCGATAGACTCCGCGGTGCTCACATGGTTCAAAGACGTAAGAGCCCAGAACGTGCCCGTGTCGGGCCCACTGATTCAGGAGAAGACGCGACAGTTTGCTGCAATTTTGAATGTAACAGACTTCGAAGCATCTTCTGGTTGGCTCCACCGTTTTCGCCAGCGAAATGCGATCACCTGGCAGACTGTGTCCGGTGAGGAGAAGGCAGCAGACGAAGCGGCAGCGTCCACGTGGCGGGAAGAGAAGTTTAGGGAAATAATGGAGTCATACAGTGCGGCCGATATATTCAATGCCGATGAGACGGCCTGCTTCTACCAACTTTAAGACGATGCACTTTAAGGGGGACAAGTGCAAGGGCGGCAAAAAAATCGAAGGTTCGCGTTACTGTTCTGTATTGTTGCAACGCAACCAGCACAGAGAAGCTTAAGCCTCTCGTCATTGGAAGGTTTGCGCAACCGCGCTGCATGAAGAATGTAGTGTCCCTTCCATGCGATTACAGGGCAAACAAACGAGCCTGGATGACTCGAGAGCTCTTTACAGTGTGGTTTCTGACCGTGGACAAGAGGATGAAAAGGGAAGGACGGAACATTTTAATGATAGTTGATAACTGCTCGGCGCACATTGTCAACGTACGGCTGACTAATGTGCGCCTTGAGTACCCTCCGCCCGACTGCACATCTGTGCTTCAACCCCTCGATCAGGGAATAATTAGAAGTGTCAAGGCGCACTTCCGCAAGCGCCTTGTTCAGTGTGTGCTTATAAACCTGCGACTTCAGCAGTCGACTGTCATCAACGTACGACAGGCGGCGGAAATGCTCACCGGCGCATGGTGGAGCGTCACTTCAACAGCTGTTCAGAACTGCTGGCGGAAAGCAGGGCTCATGCACACGAGTGAGCAGCCAGAAGACGCCGGGCAGCCATGCAACGATGACCAGGCGGAGGAAGGCAATCCTGGCGAGCTTTGGAGTGAGGTGACCGATCTGTTGGCCATGGATTCGGTCTCATTTGACGATTATGTGCTGTGCGATGAAGGAACCACAACATCAGCAGAGCTGACGACAGAAGACATCCTTCAAGCCAATCAAGATGAAGGCAGCGATGATGGTGTGGATGATGCCGCGGACAATGAAGGTGCGACCTCGTCGCAGCCTGAAGACTGTGACACTCTGCCAGGAATGGCAGAGTGTTAGCGGAATCGAAATGCTAGGCTGGCAACATGGGCAGAGGGAGGGCAACCCGCAATGGAAGCAGTCGCCACGCACGTTGTCACTCCTATTTTCTCTTATTTTTCAATTAAAGAGTTCTTTGTTTAAAATCTGTGAGTCTCCGAAGAATTCCTTAACATACCTGAGCATCTCTCGAAACCAATGGTGCCGAAGTTGCAAGAAAGCCACCcagagtaccgtatttactcgaatctaagccgatgtttttttcgaaaaaaaaacgatgtgcgaaagtggggggggggggggggtcggcttagattcgagtacaatgattatgtcctttttttgtttctggccttgcgaatttcgggggtaggcttagaatcggggccggcgtAGATTCGACTAAATACGGTAAGGACATTGGTTCCCGCCCAAGTTTCTTCCTGCCAAAGTGATGAAGATTTGTGTGATGAAATTGATGCATGTGATGGCATGGATGTTGATGATAAACCGATGTTAGCATGTTGGGAATTGCGCCCTGGCTTGCTGTTGTGCAGGGCAGCCAGACATTTCACTTGTGGAATGTGAGGGCTTCTACCCCACAAGTTATCTTCTACAAACTCGAGGAGTCTGGAGGCGTTGTATACAATGAAAAGGCCGCTGTAATCCGGCTGCTGGTTGAAGTTAGTTCAAGAGGTGTGCTTGTCCTGCTGTGCAGCTACAGAGAGAAGGATGGAAACATTCGGACCCGGCTAAAAAGCCAGAAAATTTAACAATGTTTCTTTGCTACATCGATGCGCTCAAGATTTGCACTGGGTGCAAATGTGAGCTGTTTCCAGGTATTTCATTGTCAACGACAGCCGTCAAAAGGCAGGCGAAGGTACAGCGAAACAAGAAATGCATGGTGCAGTCAGGTTAACACTTGTGccctccacacacacaaaaaagaaatatttgGCGATATAGTGAAGTGTAACaccaaaaaagcacaaaatggAAGCCAGAATGTGAAATTCAAAACCTAAAGAAAAAGGCCAGCAGGACCACTGTGTTTCGAGAAAGAGCTAGAAGAGAAACATTGAGACGCCGTTTGTCTAAAGTTTCAGTGAGCAAAGTTGACAAAGCAATGAGAAGTCTTCCGCAAGCACAGCAACTTGCCTTTAGGTCAGCATTGAAAGCCGCAAAGGCGAAATCGCCGCGAAGAAGGCGCTATGAACAGGAATGGCTCATGACTTGTCTTCTATTAAGGATTTCAAGCCGAAGAGCTTATAGACTAATGTCAAAGATGAAGCTCATGCCACTTCCAACCACCACAAGGCTGAGACAAATGATGAAAGGAATGCCTCGTGAATTCTGCTTCAACAAGGTATCTCTTGAGAGTATTGGTGCCTTCATGAAGAACAAAGCAGGAGTACAATGCTACGGAACGCTGATACCAGACGAGATGAAGGTGCGAGAGGTTCTCGCATTTAACAAGAGTACCAACAATGTTGACGGCCTTGTTGATTATGGAGATGGCCATGACTCAGAAACAACAGCTGACCACGCTTTGGTACTCATGCTTGTGCCTTTATTTCACTCCTGGGTGCAACCAATTGCACGTTTCGCTACGAGACACGCAGCCCCTGGAAGAGTGCTAGCAAGGCTTGTTTTGGAAGCCATTTTGCAGTTATACAAGCACAATGCAATTGTCTTCGCTGTTATCAGCGATGGTGCCAGCACCAACAAGGCCATGTGGTCAAGTTTTGGCATCAAAGGCAAGCTTCACGAACCGAAACACAGAGTCGACCATCCATGAGTACCTGATCAACAGCTCTACTTCCTTTGCGATGTACCTCACATCATCTATTGCATAAGGAACCCCCTCATGCATCACAAGTGTGGCATGGTAAGTAGATTAGAatgtttttacttatttttcatgTTTGGGCAATTGTGAATTAAGGAGCGACTTCTGCAATGGAACACTTTTCTTCATCTCACTGTTGTTTTTTAAAAAGTGCAGATCGGTGAACACAAGATAAACTTTGACCACCCATCGAAGACTCCAAGATCGCAAACAGCAGCTTCGGGTGGCGCCGAAATTGACAAAAGAGCACATGAGCCCAGACAATCTGCAAAAGATGAACGTAAGTCTGGCTGTACAGGTAAAGGAAAATGTCATATCTACCATATTTAGAGGCCTTTCATAGTTGACAACTGTTTGTTTATATGCATAAATGCTTGTTATAAAAAATAAAGCTGGAAATTTTTCCTATATGTTGTTTTTAGCTTTTCAGCTGAAGCACTGCCATTTGATTAAAGGTATACCAGTGGTTAGAGAAGCCTCACCTGAAAGACGCCATGGAACTGCTCAATTCACCCTCATGATGAACAACCGTTCAATGCCTGAATGTGAAGCTTCCACGGATTGGAATAACAAGTTCGTCAAAGGAAGTTGAGGTAAAGATAATACTttatacagtcaaatctcgttactaCGAACACCGGATTAACGAATTTTTCAAAATTACGAATATTTTGAAAATCCCCGCCAGACTGCCTAtattttcaatgtaaaaatatttcagagCAACGAATTTCAAATTAACGCATATTTGAGAATAACGTACATAATTTATTTGCTCGCCTATACTCAAGGAACATCAGTATTACGAATTTATTAAAAAGTGATGGCACCGCAACTCTCGCGGGGCACAGCATACGCCGTTTTTTCATGCCCACCTCGAAAACGGTAGCTATCATCATCGTCGTATTCAGAGCCAACTGCTAGCGCCACCACACAAACAAGGTTTGATGTACGGCAGGCCTAGCCAGCCCTAGCAGCCTCGTCAGCCTCGTTGTTCGTGTCACGCTCGCGCGAAGTTTGCCATGTGTTGTCGGTTTTCTTCACATCTTTCTGCAGCTTTTTGGGTGACTCGACGATGCCTATAGCAGGTGCAGGCGCTAAGAAGAAGCGCAAGCAGTTTTCCCTGCAGGAAAAGGTGGATTTGTTCAAGGAAATTGACGCTGGCAAAAAGCAAATCGACCTTTGCAGAGAGCGTGGCATTGCCCCATCGACCCTCACGACCATTTTGAAAGACCGAGAAAAGGTTCTGAAGCTTCACAGAGAGTCGCAACTTGCGCCTACGAGGAAACGATTGCGCCTGGGGAATTTTTAAGATGTCAACCAAGCTGTGCTGACCTGGTTTAAAGATGCCAGGCTGCAAAACGTCCCAGTGTCTGGCCCAATGCTTCAAGAAAAAGCCCGAGAGTTCGCCGACGCACTTGAAGTAACTGGGTTCGATGCAAGTTCGGgtggcttttttgttttcgccAGAGGAACGGCATAACCTGGCAGGTAGTGTCAGGTGAAGAAAAGGCTGCGGACAAAGAGGGTGCAGATTCCTGGCGGAATGATCATTTCCGAGGGATTGCAGAGTCGTACCTCTGAGGACGACATTTTCCAACGTGGACGAGACTGCGTGCTTTTACCAGCTTCTGCCGGATCGGACGATGCACTTCAAAGGTCAGCAGTGTAAGGAGGCAAAAAGTCGCATCTCGCGTGACGGTTTTGCTCTGCTGCAATGCATCGGGCACAAAGAAGATCAAGCCGCTGGTCATCGGGAAGTATGCAAAGCCCCGCTGCTTGAAGAACGTCGTATCGCTACCATACGACTATCGTGCGAACAAGCGCGCCTGGATGACAAGAGAATTGTTTTCGGAGTGGCTCCTCAAACTCGACGATCAAATgaggaaagaaaacagaaaaattcttTTGATCGTCGACAACTGCTCAGCACACATTGTGAACGTTCGCCTGACGCACGTTCACCTGGAGTTTCTGCCTCCGAATAACACTTCCTTGCTGCAACCCCTTGACCAAGGAATCATAAAAAGTGTTAAGGTGGAATTTCGCAAGCGCCTTGTGCAGCGGTTGATCATCAATCTCCGCTTAAAGCAGCCGACATCGATCAACGTTCGTCAAGCAGCGGAAATGCTAACGGGAGCTTGGTGGAACGTGAAAACGTCCACGATCAGCAACTGCTGGCGAAAAGCAGGCCTAAGAAAAGCGCCTGAGCAGCTTGAAGACGACCTGGAAGAGAACCACAGCACCCCAGGAGACCTGTGGACTGAGGTTGAGGAACTGCTGCCCGACGTCTCATCCTTCGATGACTACGAGGAGAGCGACTGTGCAGCGCTAACGTCGGCGGACTTGACGACCGAGGAGATCGTCAATAGCGTTCGCGACGTCTCCAGTGACGACGACGACCTGAAGGATGAGGAATCTATGACACCGAACACCGAGGCCGATGAGTCCGTAACGCACTCGGATGTTTTAGTGCACATGGACAAAGTCCGCACTTACATTGGTCGGTGCAGTGATGTGCCCGATGAGGTGCTACGTCAAGTGGAAGGTGTGGAGGCGTACTTAATCAGCCGTTTGTGCTCCGCGCGTCAAAAGAAAATCACTGATTTCTTCAAATAAATAACTTTTGAAGTGAGCGTAAAATTTTCGAGGTTGATTTTTTGCGTTTGCTTGACGGCGCACATGGCAACTGTCAAGGTACGTCATGTCACTCCTACGTTTAACCACGGGCCTACAATCGAAGTTTCTCATTACAACGATATTTCAAAATAACGAACGATTTGCAGCGGTCCCGCTTAATTCATTATATCGAGATTTGACTGTACCATCTGTTGCGTTGTTGTGAAATAGCACAGATAATACCTCATAACATCTGTTGCACTGTTGTGAAATTAATTTGCTCACTGGCTTATTTTGAGGGTCATCCAGGAGTTCCTTGATGCTGTAAATAAGATTGAGGAAAACACATCGCCAATGGGACAGTGATGTTTACATCGCAAGCTACGATGGAGTCGCTTCGAGTTACGCTTGCATCGGTACGGGACCTTGTCACAGATTCTCTCTCTAAAGGAGTGCATTATGTGCTCACAGGCAAACTAAACCCGGATCCTTTAGAGGCAAGACGTTCGTTCTATCATGTTATGTTTGTGCACTTTGTTTTTATCAAAAAAAGTACCTCTTCATTTTTTCCAGAGGTTTTCTGGTGTGACAAGAAGTTATGGAGGTGATGAAGATCACCCAACCCTAATCAGCTTTGCACACATATATAGGCTTCTGAGCCTGTGTACACCATCAGCACTTGTGTCACTGGGAACGTGAAGAAATGAGCAGACTTTTGTGCTTGCCACTGTCGCAGACAGCACGAAAAGGGGAAGAAAAGGACACAATGCCATCCCATGAAAGACTCCAAGAGACTGTTCGAGCGAAGATGGCAGAGATCTGTTCTACCGCACAGAATGAAACACCGACAGCACCTGATCATGGGTACCATAAAAAACCGGatataggtcgaattttttttttttaaaacgcgATGAAAAGTCGACCCtcgtcttatataccggtcattggcagaaaacaTATGGAAGTCTTGCAACAATGGGTTGATGAAGTCGGTAGCCCTATTGCCATCATGAGCATCAGCAACAGCACCATTGGGCGACGCCATTTTGCGTTTTGTTTGTGCCGACTGCGAAGCAAGGGTGGCTGcgttggttttgcgctgtttaattATCCCTATCTGAGGCTATCTCCTTCAATATGAGTGGCAGCCGACGGCAGTTTAACAATGTGCTTCAAGAAAAAAGTCATCGAGTATGCAGAAGCCACGGCAACCTGGCGGCACAACGAGAATTCGGTCCGACGGAGAAGAGCATCCGATACTGGAGGAGCCAGAAACAGCGCATCATAAGTTGCAGCAACCAGAAGAAACGTCGTTTCGTGGACGGACCGCAGTTCACACCCGAACTGGAAACGGTACTCGCGAGTTCGTCCGGAGCTGCGCACAAGGTCGCTACCCGTGACAACGGAGTGCCTCCGCGGGAAAGCGCTCGAGATTGCGCGCGACTCGGGGCTCATGAGGGCGCAATTCAAGGGCTCGCCATCGAGGGTGCGCCGATTCATGAAGCGGAAGGCCTTGTTCTGCGGCGGCGTACTTCAGTGTGTCAAAAACTACCAGCAGAGTTCGAGCACAAGGCTCGGCGAGTATCAGCACTTCGTCATCGgcttcgtcgacagcgttgctacatgatgggccACATGGGCAACGCTGACGAAACTCCGGTTGGTCGATATGCCATCGAACACGACTGTGACCGAGAAAGGAGCGAAGCAAATCAAGCTATTGACAACGGGCAACGAGCATATCCGCAGTTTACTGTGATGCTCGCGTGTACAGCAGACGGAAAGAAGCTGCCCCCTCATATTATTTTTAAAAGGAAAACGCTACCAAAGGAGGACTTTCCTCGGGATGTAATCGTGAGGGCAAGCGAGAAGGGGGTTCATGAACGAATCCCTCATGCTGGAATGGATCCGGCTCGTGTGGAACCGGCGACCGGGTGCCCTTTTCAACGACCGAGCATGCTGGTGTTCGACTCTTTTGAGGTCACCTCACGGCCGATGTCAAGCGATCGCTGTCCGATGGCAGACGGACCTTGTTGTCATCTCCGGGGACTGACCTCTATACTCCAGCCACTGGATGTTGTGCTAAACAAGCCC
Proteins encoded:
- the LOC119395066 gene encoding tigger transposable element-derived protein 6-like, with product MSSSLLATKKRKQFSLSEKVDILRQLEEGKKQAVVAKELGVARSTIATILKDKDKIMKCQDQSQLAPSRKRLWLGDFQPIDSAVLTWFKDVRAQNVPVSGPLIQEKTRQFAAILNVTDFEASSGWLHRFRQRNAITWQTVSGEEKAADEAAASTWREEKFREIMESYSAADIFNADETACFYQL
- the LOC119395067 gene encoding tigger transposable element-derived protein 6-like, coding for MTRELFTVWFLTVDKRMKREGRNILMIVDNCSAHIVNVRLTNVRLEYPPPDCTSVLQPLDQGIIRSVKAHFRKRLVQCVLINLRLQQSTVINVRQAAEMLTGAWWSVTSTAVQNCWRKAGLMHTSEQPEDAGQPCNDDQAEEGNPGELWSEVTDLLAMDSVSFDDYVLCDEGTTTSAELTTEDILQANQDEGSDDGVDDAADNEGATSSQPEDCDTLPGMAEC